The DNA segment GAGGACAACCGTCGAACTTGACCAAGTCTTCCTTGATCATTCGGCGCATTACGTCCGTGGTGTCTACCTGATGCACACCGTCCCGGAATTTGCCCAAAAATCGATCATTATCTAAAAGCGATAAAAACAGCTGAAAGTCGGTTTCTTTGCCGTTATGCGGCGTAGCCGTCATCATCAAAAAGTGGCGGGCTTTTGAGGACAGGAGCTGGCCAAGTTGGTGTCTTTTGGTATATTTAACCTTATTGCCGAAATAACTGGCAGACATTTTATGGGCTTCATCCACAACCACCAAATCCCATTCCACCAGGCTCAGCTTTTCCTGGATGTCTTCGGCACGGCTCAATTGATCCATGCGGGCAATCAAAAGGTTGCTGTCCATGAAAGGATTGCCGCTGTGGGAGGTTTCCATTTTTCCCCGGGTAAAAAGTTCAAACACTAAACCAAACTTTTCAAACAGTTCATCCTGCCACTGCTCCACCAGGCCGCCCGGCGCAGCAATCAGTATGCGCTGGGCATCACTTCGCATCATTAATTCCCGGATGTAGAGGCCAGCCATCACCGTTTTACCGGCGCCTGGATCATCGGCCAGGACAAACCGCAGAGGATGGCGGGGCAGCATGGATTCATAGACGGCAGTGATTTGATGCGGCAAAGGAATGACATTGGATGTGTGAATTGCCATCATGGGATCAAACAAGTGGGCCAGATGGATGCGCAGCGCTTCTACGCCCAGCTTAAAAGCGCCGCCAGGGGCATCAAACTGCCAGGGGCGGCTGTCCTCGGCCGGGGTCAAAAGATCTTCATCGTTGCGGAAGAGCATTCGTTCGCCCAGGGTGCCGTTCTGATTTTTATACACAACACTGACGGCATTCTCGCCGGCGCTATCCACAGCAACAATCCGTACTGGTCCGGACTGCTCGATCCCGCTGATCAGGCTGTCTTTCTGTATATCTTCTATCTTCATTACTGTTTCCCTGCAAACGCCTCAATTAAGGTGAAAAAGGATTGTTATACCTAAATGCGCGGGTTGTTTCCGAGGCCGATTTTGAAGAGTCATAAGGCGTCCAATGGATTCGGAGTAAATGCCCGAATTCATTGCTACCTGATTTGCTGAGAGAAGTCAAGGAGAGGGCAGTAAAAATCGCGGTGCCGTTAAGCGTATGTGAGTATCGTGAGTCGGATTTAACCCTTGCTCGAAAAATGTCATGATGACAAAATTGGAAAAAGGGTGGTGGGCGACTCACGTGACTCACAGGGGGAGAGAGACCGGGCTCAAATTGTTGCTCAGCACCTACGCTGAGAAGGGAGCTTTGCTTCTAATTTGGACGATCCCGGGGAGGGGCAGTTGGGGTCGGGTGTTAAAAAAAGCGGGGCATTGAAAAATAAAAAGCCATTTTTTAACCTCGGCGTGATTGTGTCGGCGGGTTTGTGCTGATATGAATACATAGCATAAGCAAAAAACAGGAGAACAGGGCGATGAGGGGATGGACAGAAGACGAGATCAAAAACAAGGAACTGATGGCTCCATGCGGCTTGTATTGCGGTACTTGCGCCGTTTATATCGCCACGCGGGATAATAATGAAAAGTTCAAGGCGGTTATGGGCAATCTTTATGGCTCAAAGCCTGAGGAAACCGAATGCCTGGGCTGCATGCAGTCCAAAAAGCTTTATGCCATCTGCCAGTTGTGTGAAATCAGGAATTGCGTCAATGCCAAGGGCTATTACTCCTGCCACCAATGTGATGAATGGCCCTGCAAACTTATAGAGAACTTTCCGATATCCACAGGCCGCCGGGTCATGAAGCGGACAATTCCCATATGGCGGGAGAAAGTCGCGGAATATGGGGATGAAAAGGGCAGTGAAGAATGGGCGCGCCATGAGTGTGAAAGATATCATTGCCCGGAATGCGGCTACCCGCTGTTCAGAGGCGCTCAGCGCTGCCGTAGCTGCAAGGTTGAGGTTGCCGATGTTTTGGATGGGACGTTTGAACTAAAGACGCCGGAATCAGATAAATAAGCCCGGCCATTGGGCGCAGGTTTAAAGATCAGGCTTCAAGCAATATCCACAATCTTCTGAACCACCCCAGCATAAATCATGATCCGGTAATACCAGAAATAACAAATAATTATGAATACTTAAAAAAGCGCCGAATTCTGCCTTTTGTCATTATAAATCATCAAAAATCATTATGAATCACTGTAAAGATCCACAAAAACATCCACACAGGGGGCGAGTTGTTAAAATTTATCCAGCAAATCGTTGATCCTCGATTTATGCTCAAAGACAACAGTTTTTATTGAGGGTGTCCGAATTAGCTCTTCAATAAGAGCTCGACTGCTGGCTTTATATTCGGACATTATCCAGATAAACTCGACAGTATAGTCAGGCATCATTTTTAAAAGCGGTTGCCTGGCATCTTTTATTGTGGTTTTTTCATCAGGAATCCATTTGGCCCCATGCTTGGCTAATAAATGAATCATCTTCATTTTTTCCCGCGCCTTATCCGTATCGAGATTCCTAAGAGGTCCAAGACCATAAGGGTGGCGATCCCAAAGATCGGTCATTGTTCTTAAGCATCTTTGAATTAATAAGGTTCCCCCATCCTCACGGGCACTTGGGTCAAAACCATTTTCGAGTAACATTTTCAGCAGATTTGCATTTTTAGAATAACATGCATATTCCAGGAGTTCTGAAGCCTTGGGGTGCTCAGGGTTTAATTTGATTTGCTTGAGTTTGAAAATTTCATAATGATCATATAATGCTGCATATTCTAAAGCACAAAGCATTTCATCTTCTGGATCAATTTCAACTTCATCAAGTTCCGGACCCGCTGCATAGGGATCAGCCCCTGCCCATAGCATTAGCGATACCCATTTCAAATTGCCTTCTTTAGAATGATGACGGAGGGCAATATTGGCTTGTTCTTGAAATGTTGGGAACCGTTGCTTGTGGCGCTTTAAAACTCCAAGTGCAGTCCGAATTCTATAGCATAATGCGACGGCCAAGGGATAATCTGTTTCCACATCAGCGCCGTGTTCGATGAAATACTCCATAATTTTTGGATCCCAGGTATCGAACACTAAAACCATATCAATTGAATGGACATCAGCCCCGTGCTCCACGAGCAGCTTTATGATATCTAATCGTCTTTCAGAAATGGCCTGGTCAAGAGCGTTGTAACGGTCATCCGAGATCACTGCCCCGGCTTCAAGCAGAATTTGAACTAGACTATGGGAGCCCTTATCAATGGCTACCTCTAAAGGTGTCTTTCTTCTGTTGCCTTTTTCCGGTTGCTTTGGGTTTATGGGTTTTCCAGCTTTAATCCAATCCTGAACATCAAAAAGCTTGCCGGTTTTGCATAATTCATTTAGCTCTTTGATTACCTCATATGATTCAGTTGGTTTCATAAATGCTCCAATTATCCAAGAAAAGAAAATGGATCGCGCTCATATTCAGTCTCAGACTGCAAGCTTTCAATATCTTCGTCAATAATAGAAGGTGGGCTTGGAGTTAAAGGATCAAGACGATCCGCTTGATCCTGTGCCCATTTAAACCATTCTTCCCAATCACAATCTGGGGTATAATGGCATTCCCCCCTGGATAAACTCTTTTCAACAGCGGCGATAAATTCATGCAAAAGTTTACTTTTTCGCCAGTTCTCAGCACTACCAACAAGGGCATCGATCCGGTTCTGTTCCTCGTTAATTTTGCGCTGGAGTTCCTCTCTCCTGCGTTTTTCTTCTTCACGCCGTTTAATCATTTCCTGACGTTGGCGTTCGCGTTCTTCTCTCTGGCGAGCTTTTTCTTTTTCACTAACTGCAATTTTTATGAGGCCCTTAATGAATTTTTCAAGTTCATCCTCAAGTTGTTTTCTCTTGGTATCCCGCCAATTTTTTTGCAGATTATCACCGGTATAAAAATCGAGTACGGAAAGACAAAGATTGCCGGAGGAGACTTTTACTTGATGGTATCGACTGTGGTTGAAGCGATAATAACCATCTAACGTAGGATCGGATCGCTTTTGTTCTGTTTTAAGTTCCTCCCGTATCCCGAATTCCAATTCAATGTCATCAATATTCACAACTGTATTGCCTTTGGTAATGTATACGTCGAATTGTAAGTCATTTAAGTTTTTTATCAATGAATCCATAATCCGTAAGGCTCTTGGCAAAACTTTACTGGAAACCTTGATATTTAGACAATTATTCGATTTTGCTTCAAGCAAGCCGTTTTCATTGGGTTCTGACTGGTTAAGCACTGCTGCTGCTTGTTCAACTAGTGGATGCGGGGAAGCGAGCCTTTTTGCAACGAGGACCGGACCTATATCGTTTTCCGGAAGATATTGTTGTATCGAATGATTTTCTTCAAATCGTTTATTATCATATAGGTTGGGGTGTATTGTGATTTCTTCATTGCGGCTTTTATTCGGCAAAGGAATTTTTTCAACCTCAATCCCTGCTGCTTTTTTAGCCCAATATCCTCGGGGCGGTCTTGGGATGTCATATTTTTTGCATATTTTAGCAAGCCCCACATCCGATAAAGAGTATTCTTTTGCCAGCTGTACAATGGGGGTTTGCCACACCTTTTTGTATAATTGATGCCGAGTGATCGTTATCGTTTTTTCCTCCATAGCAGACCTCCCAGATAAATAAAATTCAACATAATAGGTTTGAGCTAATTCTATATACCGATTTAATTTCCAACTTGCGGGCGTTTCATAAATTCAGCTAAAGCGGATGGGCGAATATGAATAATATAAAGCTCTGTCCAGCTTTCAAGTTGGATGGCCAGCCAATCCGCTTTTTCCTTCCCTGATGTGCGCATACCTTTCCACCAAAGAGCCGGCTGCCGCATAAACCGCCTCGTGAAGGCCTTTGGCAATGGACAGATGGGCGCCAAGGGGCAGGTTCCCGGGAGGCCATGGGTCAGCTCGCGGTTTTATCCGGATAGAAGCAGAGGTGATTTACGGGACAGTGCGGGCAGTCGGGCTTTCGGGCCATGCAGATTTCACGGCCGAAGTAGATCAGCCGCAGCGAAAAATCATTCCACTCAGGCTTGGGAATCGCCTTCATGAGGTCGTATTCAATCTTTGTGGCATCCGTGTTTTCAGTCAACCCAAGTCTTTGCGAAATCCTTGACACATGGGTGTCCACCACAATGCCCGGGATGCCGAAGGCCGCACCCAAAACCACGTTCGCGGTTTTGCGGCCCACGCCGGGGAGTTTGACCAAATCTTCCAAATTTTCTGGCACAATACCGTTATATTGGTCTATCAGGGCTTGGGCGCAGTTTTTCAGGTTTTTGGCCTTGTTGTGGTAGAATCCGGTGGAGCGGATATAGCTTTCGATGGTTTCGATCGGTGCATCGGCAAAATCCTTGGGGGTCTTTAAAGCCTGAAAAAGTTTTCCGGTTACCTGGTTGACCTGCCGATCCGTGCACTGGGCGGAAAGAATCGTTGCCATCAGCAGCTGAAATGCATTTTCATGCATGAGCTGTGTCTTGACATCCGGGTATCGGGTATTTAATATCTGTCGAATTTTTTGGATGCGTTGATTGGTTTTGGGCATAAGCTTTGTCCATACTTCTGTAAAATTGATTTTGGCTGACACACTCAGGAAGCCTGAAGGCTTCCTCTACATAGCGTATGTCATTCGCGTGAATACTTATTATGCGGGCGATAATGGCGCACCCGATGTAGATACTATGAAAGCGACCTTTAGGTCGCCGTTGCAAAGATTGCAAGAATTTAAAATGAATTTCAATAAGAAGAAAGTAAAAGCCCTGGGCCTTTGTTCCGGCGGATTGGACAGCATCCTGGCCGCTTTGGTGCTGCGGGATCAGGATATTGAGGTGCAATGGGTCACATTTGAGACGCCGTTTTTTACCGCGGAAAAAGCCCGGAGAACCGCCAGTAAAAATAAAATCCCCCTGATTGTCAAGGATATTACGGATCGCTATGTCCCGATGCTTAAAAACCCGCGCTGCGGCTACGGCCAGGGCATGAATCCCTGTCTGGATTGCCACGCGCTTATGTTTCGGATCGCCGGCGAAATGATGCCGGAAACCGAAAGCGATTTTCTTTTCTCAGGCGAGGTTCTGGGGCAGCGGCCCATGTCCCAGACCAAGCCCAGCATGCGGTATGTGGAAAAGCATTCCGGGTATGACGGCTATATTCTAAGGCCCTTGAGCGCTAAGCGTCTGCCCGAAACCCGGATGGAAAAATCGGGGCTTGTAAATAGGGAGCTTTTATGCGCGATTACCGGCCGCTCCAGAAAACCCCAGATTGCCCTTGCCGAATCATTCGGGGTGACGGATTATCCGGCGCCGGCTGGCGGCTGCCTGCTGACGGATAAAGGATACGCCCGCCGGCTGCAGGATCTATTTGACCATCAGGCGGACTTCACGCGCGAGGACCTTGAGCTCTTAAAATACGGCCGCCACCTGCGCGCCAACGAGGCTGTTAAGCTCGTGGTGGGGCGTGATAAATCGGATAATAAAAATATGGTGTCATGCTATCGGCCGGAAAGCGATGTGCTGATTCAAATGGCCGTTCATCCCGGGCCGGTGGGCCTGCTCCCGCACGGGGCGCCGGAAGAGATAGTGCATTGGGCGGCATCGGTGTGTGCGGGCTACAGCAAGGCGCCGGCCGGCGAACAAACAGCGGTGAAGATCCACATGCCGGACGGCACAAAGACGATTGCGGTGCCCCCGATCCCGAATGAGCAGGTACAGTCTTTGATGATTCCGTAAATAAATGGGTATTGGGTATTGGGTATTGGGTATTAGGTGTTAACCTAAACCTAAAACCCGATAAGTTACTTAGAAGTATGCCCCCCGGGCCGTGCGCCCGGGACCGAGCCTAAAAATAACTTAATGATATAAATTTGTTAAAAATTCAATCTCTGCTGATTCGTACTCGTACTCGTACTCGTACTCGTGCTCGTAATCGGCTTTTGATTTTTTCGAGTACGATTACGAGTACGAGAACCGTCCCGCTCGCGCGGGACTGAGTACGATTAAGTTACTCAGAAGCTGTTGGGTGGATTTTGAGATAGCGGAATTGACAACCGGTTAAGGTGTTGTTATAATCTCCAACATGAAAGCCCTTGAACTCGTTAACACGCGCATTATTTATTCTGAATCGGCATTTGCGGAGTTGGTTTTGTGGCGTCTTCCAAAGCCGCTGGGTGGGTGTTTGCATGAGTTCAAATACAGACTGGCCTATGTTGTGGGTGGCCAATGTGTTTTGCGCTACGACAACGAGGCTGGCAAAGGTGACCACCGGCATTTCAATGGAAAAGAAAGTGCCTACAGGTTTACGACACCGGATCAATTGGTCGCTGATTTCCAAAGTGACATAAAGAGGTGGAACAATGAAAACCTTAACCCTTGATGTAAGAGCGCCTGCCAATTCAATGGCAGATTTTACACAGGCATGGAAGACGGGCCACCCCCAGGAATCCGCGCGTATAAGTTTTTCGTCCCCGGAATTGATTTGGCGTGTGCTAACAGCAAACCGCTGGAAACTTCTCAAGGTGCTTTGCGGGGCAGGCCCCGTATCAATCCGTGAAGCTGCACGTCTTGCCGGTCGGGATGTTAAGGCCGTTCATGGGGATGTCACCGCACTGCTAAACGCCGGGATTCTTGATCGCACTGATACCGGGCGCATCTTTTTTCCATACGAAACTGTGAAAGTCGAATTCGCGTTACATGCAGCCTGATAATCCGTCGGCCTGGCGGATCACCTCCCGGTGTCCGCGAAGGACTCGCCGGGCCAGCTTAATTATTCCCAATTTTCCGGTCATAGAGTGTGTCTTGCCGAAGCATGATTCTCGCCAGCCGCCTTTCCCCTCAGCTGGCCGCAGGCCGCGGATATGTCCGCCCCCTTGCTCCAGCGGATGATGGCCGTGTAGTGCTGCTTAAGGAGTTCTGACTGAAAGGCCTCGATCACGGATTGATCGGGCCGTTTGAACTCGCTTTCCGGATACTCGTTAAACGGGATCAGGTTGATTTTGGCTTTGACCGGCCGCAGGAGTTTGGCCAGGCGCCGGGCATCCTCTATCCGGTCGTTGATATCTTTGATAAGAATGTATTCAAAGGTGATCTTGTCCCGCGGTGCCAGGGAATACTCGATACATGCACCAATCAGATCCTCCAGCGGATATTTCCGGTTAATCGGCATCAGCATGTTGCGGGTCTCATTGTCGCTGGCATTTAACGAGACCGCCAGCCGGATTTTGCTATCCCGGGCCAGATCCTTTAACCGGGGGACAATGCCCGCGGTGGAGAGGGTGACGCGGCGGTGCGAAAGCTGCAGGCCGATCCGGTTGTCAGTCATAATGTCAATGGCCTGCCGGACATTTTCATAATTGGCCAGCGGCTCGCCCATGCCCATCAGTACGATATTGGTCAGCCGGGGGCCGTCCGGGGGGAGTTCATCCAGCACGCCCAGGACCTGATCCAGTATCTCCGCTTTGGTTAAATTGCGGGTCAGCCCGCTTTTGCCGGTCATGCAGAAACGGCAGCCCATGGCGCAGCCGACCTGGGTTGAGATGCATAGGGTGTAATGCTCGCGCTCCGGGATCAGGACGCTTTCAATGGTGTTTCCGTCTTTTAAGACGAACAGGTATTTTTGTGAGCCGTCAACAGAGGTCTCAACCCGGCTGATCATGGGCGGGATGATTGAAAAATGGGCGTCGAGCAGCTCCCGGGTGGGTTTCGAGATGTCTGTCATTTCGTCAAATGACCGGGCCCGGCGCGCATAGAGCCAGCGCCGGATCTGTTCGTTTCGGAATTTGGGAAGCCCCTGGGCCGCAATCCAGTCGGCCAGCCGGGCTTGATCCAGATCTTTTATGTTTTGAGTCGTGTCCGCTGCCATTTAATTTAACGTCTTAATCTTACTCTTGCTCTAATAAAATTGATTACAAATACCTTAAAAATGCCCTTTATTCTTTTGTAATAAGGATTATAATTATATTAAGTTAACGGACAATTAGTCGGCACGGTGGCCGACTCTACGATGCATGTGGCCGTAGGGCAGGCCACCGTGCCTGCCTAAGAAAAGACAGAACAAATTTGTCCTGGCAGAAAATATAATCTTCTTGACATAGCATCGAAATAATTTTAGAATCAAGAGTTTAGTTAAAATTCCGGGAAGAGTTATGTTTGATAATCTAAGCGAGCGGCTGAATTCGGTTTTTAAAAAGCTAAAGGGCGAGGGCAAGCTTTCCGAGAAAAATATCGAGGACGGCCTGCGTGAAGTCCGGATGGCGCTTCTTGAGGCGGATGCCCACTACAAGGTGGTCAAAAAGCTGATCGCGGAAATCAAGGAGCGGGCCATCGGCCAGGAAGTGCTCTCCAGCCTGACCCCGGGCCAGCAGGTAATCAAGATCGTCAATGACGAGCTGACCGCTTTAATGGGCAGCCAGCACGAGGATTTAAACCTCTCCGGCCCGTCACCGGCAACCGTGATGCTGGTGGGGTTGCAGGGTTCGGGTAAGACGACATCCGCCGGAAAGCTGGCCGTACATCTGCGAAAAACCGGCAAAAAGCCTTATATGGTGCCGGTGGATGTTTACCGGCCGGCAGCTATCGATCAGCTGACAAAGCTTGCCGGTGAGTTGTCCGTACCGGTCTATCCGTCAACCACGGATATGGATCCGGTGGAAATCGCCCGCAAGGCCCGGGAAGCGGCCCGGCAGGAAGACTGCGATGTGATGATCCTGGATACCGCGGGCCGGCTTCATATTGATGAGACGCTGATGGCCGAGCTGGCTAATATCAAAAAGACGCTTGAGCCTTCGGATATTATGCTGGTAGCTGATGCCATGACCGGCCAGGACGCGGTCAACATCGCCCAGTCCTTTAACGAGGAACTGGATATCGACGGGGTGGTCCTCTCCAAAATGGACGGGGATGCCCGCGGCGGTGCGGCATTGTCCATCAAGGCGATTACCGGCAAACCGATCAAGTTCATCGGTGTCGGGGAAAAATCAAACGCCCTGGAGCCGTTTCATCCGGATCGGATGGCTTCCCGGATCCTGGGCATGGGGGACATGCTTTCCTTTATTGAAAAAGCCCAGAGTGCCGTTGATGAACAAAAAGCGGCGGATCTGGAGAAAAAACTCCGCAAAAGCGAATTCACGCTGGAGGATTTCCGGGATCAGATGGCCCAGGTTCGGAAAATGGGCTCATTAACCGACCTGATCAAGATGATACCGGGCGCGGGAAAAAGCAAGCAGCTTAAAAATATGGATGTTGATGATGGGGAACTGGTTAAGATTGAAGCCATCATCAACTCCATGACCAGGCAAGAGCGCCGGCAGCATAACATTATCAACGGCAGCCGGCGAAAAAGGATTGCAAATGGCAGCGGGACCAGTGTACAAGATGTTAATAAGCTGCTTAAGAATTATTCTCAGGTACTTAAGATGCTCAAGAAAATGAACAAAGGCGGTATGATGAAAGGACTCGGCCGCGGGATGATGCCTTTTTAAAGGAGTGATAAGCGATTATGGCAGTGAAAATCAGATTGGCTAGATTTGGCGCAAAAAAACGCCCGTTTTACCGGATTGTGGTTGCTGATGAGCGGTATCCGCGCGACGGCAGGTTTCTGGAAACCGTGGGGACCTACAATCCGATGGTGGAACCCTCTGAAGTCTCAATGAAGCAGGATCGGGTGCAGTACTGGCTCGGCCGGGGGGCGGTTCCTACCAGCACGGTTAACAGCCTGATCAAAAAACAAGGAGCTTCCTAAGCCTTGCTTTATTAGAGTTGTACCTGGAACGTCCTCAATTCCCAGAATCGATTAAAGGAGTCGGACCATGACCATGAAAGATCTGATCACGAACATTGCAAAGGCACTGGTGGACAATCCGGATGAGGTGGTGGTGACCGAAGTTGAAGGGGACCAGACCTCGGTTTTGGAGCTGAAAGTGGCAAAGGAGGATCTGGGAAAGGTAATCGGAAAGCAGGGAAGAACCGCACGCGCCATGCGGACCTTGTTGAGCGCCGCGTCAGCAAAGAACCGAAAGCGGACCGTCCTGGAAATCGTCGAAGACTGAAGGGATGGAAAAGGGCGGTGACCTCCACATCGGCACAGTGGTGGGGGTTCACGGGATAAACGGGTATGTGAAGATCGTATCCTTTGCGGAAAATTCAGAGCCGTTTACCCGTGGCGGACAGGTTTACGTTGAAACAGGTAAGGGCAGACAGGAAGCTTATATCGTCCGGGATTGCCGGCCGCATAAGAATCTTCTGCGCGTGGCATTTGAGGCGATTGAGACGCGGGAGGCCGCGCAAGATCTGATGGGCGCGGAGCTTTTTATCAATCGCTCGGAACTTCCCGAACTTGAGGACGACACATGGTACTGGCACGATTTGATCGGTCTCGCGGTATATGAGAATGATACCTATATCGGGCAAGTCGATCATGTTTTTGCCACCGGCGCCAACGATGTACTGGTCGTCAAGAATGAAGACGAAGCCGAACGGCTGGTACCGGTGATTGAATCCATTGTCCGGCAAATTGATCTTGAGAAAAAGACCATACAGGTGGATCTGCCGGAAGGTCTTTAGGCAGGGTCGGACAGATGGATTATCAGGTATTGACAATTTTTCCCGAGATTTTTGATTCGTTTCTGGCCCATGGCATTATCCGGCGGGCCATGGCCGATGAGATTATTACGGTCGCGGTCACAAATATCCGGGATTTTGCCAAAGGCCGGCACCGGGAAACCGATGACAGGCCTTACGGCGGCGGGGCCGGCATGGTGATGAAGCCCGAGCCGCTGGCCGCTGCCATTGAAGCGGCAAAAAGCCGTCAGCCCACGGCGAAAACGATTTTGCTCTCCCCGCAGGGAAGGCCGTTTCAGCAGCAGATAGCCGGGGATCTGGCGCTGCACGACGGTCTGATTTTTATTTGCGGCCGCTACGAAGGCATTGACGAGCGGGTCTGCGAGGCATATGTCGACGATGAAATCTCCATCGGCGATTATGTCTTAACCGGGGGGGAGCCCGCGGCCATGGTGGTCATTGATGCGGTCACGCGGCTGCTGCCGGGGGCTTTGGGATGCGAGGATTCGGCGGAAAGGGACTCATTTTCGGAGAGCCTGCTGGAGCATGCCCATTACACAAGGCCGCCGGTATTTAACGGGGAGCCGGTGCCGGAAATTCTTTTGTCCGGCAATCATGCGGCCATTGAAAAGTGGCGGTTTGAGGACGCGCTTCTGCGGACTTTGATCAAACGCCCGGATCTTTTGGAAAACCGGGCGCTCTCAGAAGCGGAAAAAGAAATTTTAAAAAGGTGGTGCCGCCGTATTGAACAATTTGTTGCCGAGTAGCGTATATCTGGCATTGCTGCACCATCCGGTCAAAAACAAGAACGGGGAAACCATCGCATCGGCGGTCACCAACCTGGATTTGCATGATCTGTCCCGGCTGGCAAAAACTTATGGCGTCACCGCCGTTTATGTGATAACCCCCCTTAGGGATCAACAGGCGCTGGTTCGAAAAATTATATCCCACTGGCAGGATGGCTGGGGGGCCTCATATAATCCCAAGCGACGGGAAGCGCTGAATCTGGTCCGGGTTGCGGACAGCCTTGAATCAGTGATCGATGAAATTACAGCGATAGAGCCTTTGCAGCCGGTTCGGACCATCGCAACGGGGGCTGCCGCAAATAAGGAAGGATTGCCGTTTCACCTGCTGCGGCAGAAACTGTCATCCGAGGCCGCGGCATATATTCTGATGCTTGGCACGGCCTGGGGCTTGACAGATGATGTAATTGCCTCAGCCGATTTCGTGCTGGCGCCTATTCGGGGCAATACCGGTTATAATCATCTGCCTGTGCGGGC comes from the Desulfobacterales bacterium genome and includes:
- a CDS encoding RNA methyltransferase gives rise to the protein MPSSVYLALLHHPVKNKNGETIASAVTNLDLHDLSRLAKTYGVTAVYVITPLRDQQALVRKIISHWQDGWGASYNPKRREALNLVRVADSLESVIDEITAIEPLQPVRTIATGAAANKEGLPFHLLRQKLSSEAAAYILMLGTAWGLTDDVIASADFVLAPIRGNTGYNHLPVRAAAAIILDRVLGRQY
- the trmD gene encoding tRNA (guanosine(37)-N1)-methyltransferase TrmD, giving the protein MDYQVLTIFPEIFDSFLAHGIIRRAMADEIITVAVTNIRDFAKGRHRETDDRPYGGGAGMVMKPEPLAAAIEAAKSRQPTAKTILLSPQGRPFQQQIAGDLALHDGLIFICGRYEGIDERVCEAYVDDEISIGDYVLTGGEPAAMVVIDAVTRLLPGALGCEDSAERDSFSESLLEHAHYTRPPVFNGEPVPEILLSGNHAAIEKWRFEDALLRTLIKRPDLLENRALSEAEKEILKRWCRRIEQFVAE